From Tachypleus tridentatus isolate NWPU-2018 chromosome 8, ASM421037v1, whole genome shotgun sequence, a single genomic window includes:
- the LOC143222951 gene encoding uncharacterized protein LOC143222951, protein MVIMAAVVSLKVLKNDVEKICIEEFAFHSSSTLKCSREKLKSLSGAITTVQRRANEDLTSLINQEKTSNEVSDEQYHSLKREDKEFEEEGEDDDEDSHDSKKLKTS, encoded by the exons ATGGTTATAATGGCGGCTGTAGTGAGTCTTAAAGTTTTGAAAAACGACgttgaaaaaatatgtattgaagAATTTGCATTTCATTCTTCTAGTACTTTGAAATGttcaagagaaaaattaaaaagctTGAGCGGAGCAATCACTACAGTGCAGAGAAGAGCAAATGAAGACTTAACTAGTCTTATAAATCAGGAAAAAACTTCGAATGAAGTCAGTGATGAACAATACCATTCATTAAAAAGAGAAG ACAAAGAATTTGAAGAGGAAGGTGAAGATGATGATGAAGACAGTCATGATTCCAAGAAGCTGAAAACATCATag